Proteins encoded together in one Schumannella luteola window:
- a CDS encoding AAA family ATPase: MSDRWSHISSSPTRSGADAGAELNADDLFATAAPVDPPLDERLRQAYFWLVNRAVISPFYDVEFSRDAPLSFELGDAGARLELATDQSYSSNVLLPLLTFAVGGRCLLIGGPGRGKTTLAVLMGVLAGDEPTRVRTSVVQGQPQLTVSDLVGAPLPRDLVEADSLDAVRVAWRGWLARPVKIVDEYNRIPTKTQSALLTMVAEGYVESYDQQLRTAGESGVDAWYFTANDDAGGGTFPVIQALRDRMDVTVAALGFNSRFFGELVARVEAGERPEEHVPVELRFDADRRTRMAAEVRAVPLPAEVRRRLEFFTSHFEFVQHGGRAFEYRTKDTVATGGASVSEAIESNGGADLEVDLGAQTVNSISVRALQTLILYAKAMAWFRGVGAVTLDDVAAVLPFVLRGKLLPNPTHPRFEGELDRELATDAVAWLRDLWRQSGEQFRSLGLDRDDPVGALLAQASGGLEGLDALETSRRITAVEAAIGAIAATRKLYGRHYDELLALKYLHQRYTNYLRWLESTGR; the protein is encoded by the coding sequence ATGAGCGATCGGTGGAGCCACATCTCGTCTTCGCCCACCCGCAGCGGCGCCGACGCCGGCGCCGAGCTGAACGCCGACGACCTCTTCGCCACGGCGGCTCCGGTCGATCCGCCGCTCGACGAGCGGCTGCGGCAGGCCTACTTCTGGCTCGTCAACCGCGCCGTGATCTCGCCCTTCTACGATGTCGAGTTCTCGCGGGACGCACCGCTCAGCTTCGAGCTCGGCGACGCCGGCGCCCGCCTCGAGCTGGCCACCGACCAGTCCTACTCGTCGAACGTGCTGCTGCCGCTGCTGACCTTCGCGGTCGGCGGCCGCTGTCTGCTGATCGGCGGCCCGGGACGCGGCAAGACGACGCTCGCCGTGCTGATGGGCGTGCTCGCCGGCGACGAGCCGACACGGGTGCGCACCTCGGTCGTGCAGGGGCAGCCGCAGCTGACCGTGAGCGACCTGGTCGGCGCCCCGCTGCCGCGCGATCTCGTCGAGGCCGACAGCCTGGATGCGGTGCGCGTCGCCTGGCGCGGCTGGCTCGCCCGGCCGGTCAAGATCGTCGACGAATACAACCGCATCCCGACGAAGACGCAGTCGGCGCTGCTCACCATGGTGGCCGAGGGCTACGTCGAGAGCTACGACCAGCAGCTGCGCACCGCGGGGGAGTCGGGCGTCGACGCCTGGTACTTCACCGCGAACGACGACGCCGGCGGCGGCACCTTCCCGGTCATCCAGGCGCTGCGCGATCGCATGGACGTGACGGTCGCGGCGCTCGGCTTCAACAGCCGCTTCTTCGGTGAGCTGGTGGCGCGGGTCGAGGCCGGCGAGCGCCCCGAGGAGCATGTGCCGGTCGAGCTGCGCTTCGACGCCGACCGGCGCACGCGGATGGCGGCCGAGGTCCGCGCGGTGCCGCTGCCCGCCGAGGTGCGGCGTCGGCTGGAGTTCTTCACGAGCCACTTCGAGTTCGTGCAGCACGGCGGGCGCGCCTTCGAGTACCGCACGAAGGACACGGTCGCGACGGGCGGCGCGAGCGTCTCCGAGGCGATCGAGAGCAACGGCGGCGCCGACCTCGAGGTCGATCTCGGCGCGCAGACCGTCAACAGCATCTCGGTGCGAGCCTTGCAGACCCTCATCCTCTACGCGAAGGCGATGGCCTGGTTCCGGGGCGTCGGCGCGGTGACGCTCGACGACGTCGCCGCGGTTCTGCCCTTCGTGCTGCGCGGCAAGCTGCTGCCGAACCCGACGCATCCGCGCTTCGAGGGAGAGCTCGATCGCGAGCTGGCGACGGATGCGGTGGCCTGGCTGCGCGACCTGTGGCGGCAGTCGGGCGAGCAGTTCCGTTCGCTCGGTCTCGACCGCGACGACCCCGTCGGCGCTTTGCTGGCGCAGGCGTCCGGCGGCCTCGAGGGGCTCGACGCGCTCGAGACCTCCCGCCGGATCACGGCGGTCGAGGCGGCGATCGGCGCGATCGCCGCGACCCGCAAGCTCTACGGGCGCCACTACGACGAGCTGCTCGCCTTGAAGTACCTGCACCAGCGCTACACGAACTACCTGCGCTGGCTGGAGTCGACCGGCCGATGA
- a CDS encoding vWA domain-containing protein, with the protein MSGSVRRARPGAKGGGPGPLPPELAPAWSGAQRLWGVNLHPAQAHPAAGRPSFAWFGFPPQVTVDPVFARAVGVDAEWETIFAHEIGHHVLAPSTRIAGLKITQQMARALVASSYDAPVRLRERSADLANHWEDLLINVRVHELQRVAGAERAAADDDGTGMVRMYSRLADGPVDRFWWVIFRAYELLWDLPDRALARGNPPAAPVVPEPLGTALGQRRRSTVVAERFREQQAKLDAASDAAERARADLLALTRTHPEADARLLASTVRTFGDDPIRGALRAGMLLAPYLLEQDAADDASGRRGRSSRGDERGTDPGAARGCGGEVDAAPPTEAELGEVLRDDRLREEPRHPALDESGRAISNAEDPASTGSESQGYGLAETLELYDPAIADAVLRAWYLDGARRWVRPIREPAHPISTGEQIPGPTELWDVDDELTAVDWRATLAASPRIVPGVTTRRRTWLEDDPPTRQESIDLDLWVDSSGSMPSPAADSPALLAGAILIESVLAGGGRVQVTSFSGPGQVAGLARPTRNRSEAIGALLHYFGGGTTFPLDVLAERYRTVRPARDRRRHLVVLSDGGLESLFGQGQPGLEHVAGEVRQRIDTATLIVIGWLGRVPELAAANGYTVEHVQRHEDAPAACRRLAELIARPGEPSRRGRARA; encoded by the coding sequence ATGAGCGGCTCGGTGCGGCGCGCGCGGCCCGGCGCGAAGGGCGGCGGGCCGGGACCGCTCCCGCCCGAGCTGGCGCCCGCCTGGTCTGGGGCGCAGCGGCTGTGGGGCGTGAACCTGCATCCCGCGCAGGCGCATCCCGCCGCAGGGCGCCCGAGCTTCGCGTGGTTCGGCTTCCCGCCGCAGGTGACGGTCGACCCGGTCTTCGCCCGTGCGGTCGGGGTCGACGCCGAGTGGGAGACGATCTTCGCTCACGAGATCGGGCACCACGTGCTCGCGCCGAGCACCCGCATCGCGGGGCTCAAGATCACTCAGCAGATGGCGCGCGCGCTCGTCGCGAGCTCCTACGACGCGCCGGTACGGCTGCGCGAGCGGTCCGCCGATCTGGCGAACCACTGGGAGGACCTGCTGATCAACGTGCGGGTGCACGAGCTGCAGCGCGTGGCGGGCGCCGAACGCGCCGCCGCTGATGATGACGGCACCGGGATGGTGCGGATGTACTCCCGGCTCGCGGACGGACCCGTCGACCGGTTCTGGTGGGTGATCTTCCGCGCCTACGAACTGCTGTGGGATCTGCCCGACCGCGCACTCGCCCGGGGGAATCCGCCGGCGGCACCCGTCGTCCCGGAGCCGCTGGGAACGGCGCTCGGGCAGCGACGTCGCTCGACCGTGGTCGCCGAACGCTTCCGCGAGCAGCAGGCGAAGCTGGATGCGGCGAGCGACGCAGCCGAGCGCGCCCGCGCGGACCTGCTCGCACTGACCCGCACGCATCCGGAAGCGGACGCACGGCTGCTCGCGAGCACCGTCCGCACTTTCGGCGACGACCCGATCCGCGGAGCCCTGCGGGCGGGGATGCTGCTCGCGCCGTACCTGCTCGAGCAGGATGCTGCTGACGACGCGAGCGGGAGACGGGGTCGGTCCTCCCGCGGCGACGAGCGGGGGACGGATCCCGGCGCCGCGCGCGGCTGCGGCGGAGAGGTGGACGCCGCGCCGCCGACGGAGGCCGAGCTCGGCGAGGTGCTGCGCGACGACCGCCTGCGTGAGGAGCCGCGGCATCCGGCGCTCGACGAGAGCGGGCGGGCCATCTCGAACGCCGAGGACCCGGCCTCGACCGGCTCGGAAAGCCAGGGCTACGGTCTCGCCGAGACGCTCGAGCTCTACGACCCGGCGATCGCCGACGCGGTGCTGCGCGCCTGGTATCTCGACGGCGCACGACGCTGGGTGAGGCCGATCCGCGAGCCGGCGCATCCGATCTCGACGGGGGAGCAGATCCCCGGGCCGACCGAGCTGTGGGATGTCGACGACGAGCTGACCGCAGTCGACTGGCGGGCGACGCTCGCGGCTTCGCCGCGCATCGTGCCCGGGGTCACGACCCGGCGTCGCACCTGGCTGGAGGACGATCCGCCGACGCGTCAGGAGAGCATCGACCTCGATCTCTGGGTCGACTCCTCGGGATCGATGCCGAGCCCTGCCGCCGATTCGCCGGCGCTGCTCGCGGGCGCGATCCTCATCGAGTCGGTGCTCGCCGGCGGCGGCCGCGTGCAGGTCACCTCCTTCTCCGGTCCCGGTCAGGTCGCCGGACTCGCCCGGCCGACGCGCAATCGCTCGGAGGCGATCGGTGCGCTGCTGCACTACTTCGGCGGCGGCACGACCTTCCCCCTCGACGTGCTCGCGGAGCGGTACCGCACGGTGCGCCCCGCTCGCGATCGCCGTCGTCACCTCGTCGTGCTGTCGGACGGCGGACTCGAGTCGCTCTTCGGCCAGGGCCAGCCCGGCCTCGAGCACGTGGCCGGCGAGGTGCGGCAGCGGATCGACACCGCGACGCTCATCGTGATCGGCTGGCTCGGCCGGGTTCCCGAACTCGCCGCCGCGAACGGCTACACGGTCGAGCACGTGCAGCGTCACGAGGATGCGCCGGCGGCCTGTCGCCGTCTGGCCGAGCTGATCGCGCGCCCGGGGGAGCCGAGCAGGAGAGGACGGGCCCGTGCCTGA